Proteins from a single region of Desulfolutivibrio sulfoxidireducens:
- a CDS encoding aromatic amino acid transport family protein yields MVCDAKSTGAPVFTMSLLVTGNLLGAGILALPINFGPAGLLPSLFGIVLVWALMLFSANVLAGQPDLACGETGGLPSFFGNKLGRGAKWLAVAADLVIFYGVLTAYLTGTTTILVNLFHLPIGRTAVTLCYFAVAAGLASFGMGLLRRCNAAILLGMALTFLTLVVMLAGHVDMSRAGHMRPWFLPAALPVALTAFLFHNLIPTLCREMRGDVAAMRRAILYGSLIGLAMNLIWMVTVFCSLPMEGPPDTSILGAFDRNLPATVPLSILLGSRTFQDVGLIFAILAMTAAFLANGVALRGFLIDLMDSGFGLRNRAVIWILAFMPPLVVSVLYPDIFLVVMNLVGGVGICLLFGILPALLARRQATGGRRILAVAVFCLFGLILCFEAFQEVGLTHIHPDTEYWHQFMD; encoded by the coding sequence ATGGTCTGCGATGCGAAATCCACGGGGGCACCCGTTTTCACCATGTCGCTCCTGGTCACCGGGAACCTGCTTGGGGCGGGGATATTGGCCCTGCCCATCAATTTCGGCCCGGCCGGGCTTTTGCCCTCGCTTTTCGGGATCGTCCTGGTCTGGGCCTTGATGCTTTTTTCCGCCAATGTCCTGGCCGGACAGCCCGATCTGGCCTGCGGCGAAACCGGCGGCCTGCCGAGCTTTTTCGGGAACAAGCTCGGTCGGGGCGCCAAATGGCTGGCCGTGGCGGCCGATCTGGTTATTTTCTACGGCGTTCTGACCGCCTATCTGACCGGCACCACGACCATATTGGTCAACCTGTTCCACCTCCCCATCGGCCGTACGGCCGTGACCCTGTGCTATTTCGCCGTGGCCGCCGGATTGGCCAGCTTCGGCATGGGGCTTTTGCGCCGGTGCAACGCGGCCATTCTTCTGGGCATGGCCCTGACGTTTCTGACGCTTGTGGTCATGCTGGCCGGGCATGTGGACATGTCCCGGGCCGGGCATATGCGTCCGTGGTTTCTGCCCGCGGCGCTGCCCGTGGCGCTTACGGCCTTTTTGTTCCACAACCTGATCCCCACCCTGTGCCGGGAGATGCGCGGCGACGTGGCGGCCATGCGTCGGGCCATTCTGTACGGCTCCCTGATCGGGCTGGCCATGAATCTGATCTGGATGGTCACGGTGTTCTGCTCCCTGCCCATGGAAGGCCCGCCGGACACGTCGATTCTGGGGGCATTCGACAGGAATCTGCCAGCCACGGTCCCCTTGAGCATCCTGCTCGGTTCCCGGACGTTCCAGGATGTGGGGCTTATCTTCGCCATCCTGGCCATGACCGCCGCCTTTCTGGCCAACGGCGTGGCGTTGCGCGGATTTCTCATCGATCTGATGGACAGCGGGTTTGGCCTGCGCAATAGGGCCGTCATCTGGATATTGGCCTTCATGCCGCCGCTTGTGGTGTCCGTTCTCTATCCGGACATCTTTTTGGTGGTCATGAACCTGGTGGGGGGCGTGGGCATTTGTCTCCTGTTCGGCATCCTGCCCGCCCTCCTGGCCCGCCGTCAGGCCACGGGCGGCAGGCGGATTCTGGCCGTGGCCGTTTTCTGCCTGTTCGGGCTTATCCTGTGTTTTGAGGCGTTCCAGGAGGTTGGCCTGACCCATATCCATCCCGACACGGAATACTGGCATCAGTTCATGGACTAA
- a CDS encoding ABC transporter substrate-binding protein: protein MKALDELMRSVRGMAVEEPCQVPEKPVDLLLYAPCPVKLVVKDGIDRIIADHAARGEELCAHIPMGCTSVDPYDPISREPDPDRLPGVIGSIGFGDFWRREFVSRHVRPGLFAAAPAKNLHPLHERAGLLDPRGRYTVYGVTPYLFLADTRRLGDKPVPHTWEDVLHPRYQGELVMCGDGDDMADAVILNVHKEFGMDGLRALAGNCKGFMHSSSMVKSAGSGDEEAGAVYIIPAFFAETITRPAHLRVVWPRDGAASSPLYFLAKKSEHARLADVIAFFSAGFAAIDSAAWFVPMDAAASSRLPPEAGLKWVGWDYIENTDITERRDTLNVLFRDMVRKKS, encoded by the coding sequence ATGAAGGCCCTGGACGAACTGATGCGATCCGTGCGCGGCATGGCTGTCGAGGAGCCCTGTCAGGTCCCGGAAAAACCCGTGGACCTGCTCCTGTACGCCCCGTGTCCGGTGAAGCTGGTGGTGAAGGACGGCATCGACCGCATCATCGCGGACCACGCCGCGCGCGGCGAGGAGCTTTGCGCCCACATCCCCATGGGCTGCACCTCCGTGGACCCCTACGACCCCATCTCCCGCGAACCCGATCCGGACCGCCTGCCCGGGGTCATCGGCTCCATCGGGTTCGGGGATTTCTGGCGGCGCGAGTTCGTTTCCCGTCACGTGCGCCCCGGGCTTTTCGCCGCCGCGCCGGCCAAAAACCTCCATCCCCTGCACGAGCGGGCCGGCCTGCTCGATCCGCGCGGCCGCTACACCGTCTACGGGGTCACGCCCTACCTGTTTCTGGCCGACACCCGCCGTCTGGGGGACAAACCCGTGCCGCACACCTGGGAGGACGTCCTGCACCCGCGCTACCAGGGGGAACTTGTCATGTGCGGGGACGGCGACGACATGGCCGACGCCGTGATCTTAAACGTCCACAAGGAGTTCGGCATGGACGGGCTGCGCGCCCTGGCCGGCAACTGCAAGGGGTTCATGCATTCCTCGTCCATGGTCAAATCCGCTGGCTCAGGGGACGAGGAGGCCGGGGCGGTGTACATCATCCCGGCCTTTTTCGCCGAGACCATCACCCGGCCGGCGCATCTGCGGGTGGTCTGGCCCCGCGACGGCGCGGCATCGAGCCCCTTGTACTTCCTGGCAAAGAAGAGCGAACACGCCCGCCTGGCCGACGTCATCGCCTTTTTTTCGGCTGGTTTCGCGGCCATCGACAGCGCGGCCTGGTTCGTGCCCATGGACGCGGCCGCCTCCTCCAGACTGCCCCCAGAGGCCGGGCTTAAGTGGGTGGGCTGGGACTACATCGAGAACACCGACATCACCGAGCGCCGCGACACCCTGAATGTCCTGTTCCGGGACATGGTCCGGAAAAAATCGTGA
- a CDS encoding GTP-binding protein gives MRLVTVAGPPSCGKTAVVSKACRALMDAGTPCAVAKFDCLQSRDDELYRDVGVPVSVVFSGGLCPDHFYASNLEEAFAWAGGTGAGCFVVETAGLCNRCSPHVRGALGLCVIDNLMGIDAPAKIGPMLRLADIVVVTKGDLVSQAEREVYRHRIRQMNSRAVIRHINGLTGQGCAELAAIMAQAPDIASVTDLKLRFPMPAAVCSYCLSEIRIGARYQKGNVKKARFGDHDAAS, from the coding sequence GTGAGACTGGTCACCGTGGCCGGGCCGCCCTCGTGCGGCAAGACCGCCGTCGTGTCCAAGGCCTGCCGGGCGCTCATGGACGCCGGCACGCCGTGCGCCGTGGCCAAGTTCGACTGCCTGCAAAGCCGCGACGACGAGCTGTACCGGGATGTCGGGGTGCCCGTGTCCGTGGTCTTTTCCGGCGGCCTGTGCCCGGATCACTTCTACGCCTCCAACCTGGAGGAGGCCTTTGCCTGGGCCGGTGGGACCGGGGCCGGCTGCTTCGTCGTCGAGACCGCCGGGCTGTGCAACCGCTGCTCCCCGCATGTCCGGGGAGCGCTTGGCCTGTGCGTCATCGACAACCTCATGGGCATCGACGCCCCGGCCAAGATCGGCCCCATGCTGCGCCTGGCCGACATCGTGGTGGTCACCAAGGGGGACCTGGTGTCCCAGGCCGAACGCGAGGTCTACCGCCACCGCATCCGCCAGATGAACAGCCGGGCCGTGATCCGGCACATAAACGGCCTGACCGGACAGGGCTGCGCCGAACTTGCGGCCATCATGGCCCAGGCCCCGGACATCGCCTCGGTCACGGATCTCAAGTTGCGGTTTCCCATGCCCGCCGCCGTGTGCTCCTATTGTCTGAGCGAGATCCGGATCGGCGCGCGCTACCAGAAAGGCAACGTGAAAAAGGCCCGTTTCGGAGACCACGATGCCGCGAGTTGA
- a CDS encoding ATP-binding cassette domain-containing protein yields the protein MPRVDEMYVPRTISLTAGRDKSGRPEPGGVDFAPGQVTALLGPTGSGKSRFLSDIESMARGDTPTGRVLLLDGRTPDDDERFALQGRLVAQLTQNMNFVLDMGTRDFVAAHAESRMAADPLAVADRVLQAANALAGEPFGPDVQLTQLSGGQSRALMIADTALLSWSPVLLIDEIENAGVDKKKALELLVRSDKIVVIATHDPVLALSAHRRLVFEHGAVRFRQERTGDEEGVLTRLSAMETEISRVRELLRRGGAL from the coding sequence ATGCCGCGAGTTGACGAGATGTACGTTCCCCGGACCATTTCCCTGACCGCCGGCCGGGACAAGTCCGGACGTCCGGAGCCGGGCGGGGTGGACTTCGCCCCCGGACAGGTCACGGCCCTGCTCGGCCCCACGGGGTCGGGCAAGAGCCGGTTTCTCTCGGACATCGAGTCCATGGCCCGGGGCGACACCCCGACCGGCCGGGTGCTTCTGCTCGACGGCCGGACCCCGGACGACGACGAGCGTTTCGCCCTGCAAGGGCGGTTGGTGGCCCAATTGACCCAGAACATGAATTTCGTCCTGGACATGGGGACCAGGGACTTCGTGGCCGCTCACGCCGAAAGCCGCATGGCCGCCGACCCCCTGGCCGTGGCCGACCGGGTCCTTCAGGCGGCCAACGCCCTGGCCGGCGAGCCGTTCGGGCCGGACGTCCAGCTCACCCAGCTCTCGGGCGGGCAGTCGAGGGCGCTTATGATCGCGGACACGGCGCTTTTAAGCTGGTCGCCGGTCCTGCTTATCGACGAGATCGAAAACGCCGGGGTGGACAAGAAAAAGGCCCTGGAGCTTCTGGTGCGTAGCGACAAGATCGTGGTCATCGCCACCCATGACCCGGTCCTGGCCTTGTCCGCCCACCGGCGGCTGGTGTTCGAGCACGGCGCGGTGCGCTTTCGTCAGGAGCGTACCGGGGACGAGGAGGGCGTACTGACCCGGCTTTCGGCCATGGAAACGGAAATATCCCGGGTGCGGGAGCTCTTGCGGCGGGGTGGGGCGCTGTGA